A genomic segment from Yimella sp. cx-51 encodes:
- a CDS encoding AMP-binding protein, with the protein MTDATLSHTQGETDVPLIEQTIGDNFDATAARFGDREALVDVAQGKRWTYAELQVDVDKLARAMLAIGINKGDRVGIWAPNCSEWVLVQYATAKVGAILVNINPAYRAHELKYVLKQAGISWLFAVSEFKNSNYAQMVEGVRHDCPDLQDAIYFGTQEWDALLARADEINAEQLGEAQRSLSNTDPINIQYTSGTTGFPKGATLSHRNILNNGFFVGELCKYTKADRVCIPVPFYHCFGMVMGNLACTSHGACIVIPAPAFDPAATLQATQDEKCTSLYGVPTMFIAEWGLPNFGDYDLSAVRTGIMAGSPCPAELMKKLIAAGIEEMTICYGMTETSPVSTQNRTDDSFEQKVGTVGRVGPHLEIKIVDPVTGQTQPRGRSGEFMTKGYSVMLGYWEQSDKTAEAIEDGWMHTGDIGVMDDDGYVQISGRIKDMVIRGGENIYPREIEEFLYTHPDIIDAQVIGVPDQKYGEELCAWIRMRDGAQPLTAESLKQFCSGRLAHYKIPRYVEVVQEFPMTVTGKVRKVEMREITASRLGL; encoded by the coding sequence ATGACCGACGCGACGCTGTCCCACACCCAGGGCGAGACCGACGTTCCCCTGATCGAGCAGACGATCGGTGACAACTTCGACGCCACTGCCGCCCGCTTCGGCGATCGCGAGGCACTCGTCGACGTAGCGCAGGGCAAGCGGTGGACCTACGCCGAACTGCAGGTGGACGTCGACAAGCTCGCCCGCGCGATGCTCGCCATCGGCATCAACAAGGGTGACCGCGTCGGCATCTGGGCGCCCAATTGCAGTGAATGGGTGCTGGTGCAATACGCCACCGCCAAGGTCGGCGCGATCCTTGTCAACATCAACCCCGCCTACCGGGCGCACGAGCTGAAGTACGTGCTGAAGCAGGCGGGCATTTCGTGGCTGTTCGCGGTGAGCGAGTTCAAGAACAGCAACTACGCCCAGATGGTCGAGGGCGTGCGGCACGACTGCCCCGACCTGCAGGACGCTATCTACTTCGGCACCCAGGAGTGGGACGCTCTGCTGGCAAGGGCGGACGAGATCAACGCCGAACAACTCGGCGAAGCGCAGCGCAGCCTCAGCAACACCGACCCGATCAACATTCAATACACCTCGGGTACAACAGGATTCCCCAAGGGCGCGACGCTGAGCCATCGCAACATCCTCAACAACGGCTTCTTCGTCGGTGAGCTGTGCAAGTACACCAAGGCCGATCGGGTCTGCATCCCGGTGCCCTTCTATCACTGCTTCGGCATGGTGATGGGCAACCTCGCGTGCACCAGCCACGGCGCATGCATTGTGATCCCGGCGCCGGCCTTCGACCCGGCCGCGACGCTGCAGGCGACGCAGGACGAAAAGTGCACCAGCTTGTACGGCGTCCCGACCATGTTCATCGCCGAGTGGGGCCTGCCGAACTTCGGCGACTACGACCTGTCGGCCGTCCGCACCGGCATCATGGCGGGCTCGCCGTGCCCGGCCGAGCTGATGAAGAAGCTCATCGCGGCCGGCATCGAGGAGATGACGATCTGTTACGGCATGACCGAAACCTCGCCGGTCAGCACCCAGAATCGCACGGACGACAGCTTCGAGCAGAAGGTCGGCACGGTCGGGCGGGTGGGCCCGCACCTGGAGATCAAGATCGTCGACCCGGTCACCGGCCAGACCCAACCGCGCGGTCGTTCAGGCGAATTCATGACCAAGGGCTACTCGGTGATGCTCGGGTATTGGGAGCAGTCCGACAAGACGGCGGAGGCGATCGAGGACGGCTGGATGCACACCGGTGACATCGGGGTGATGGACGACGACGGGTACGTGCAGATCAGCGGGCGCATCAAGGACATGGTGATCCGCGGCGGCGAGAACATCTACCCGCGCGAGATCGAGGAGTTCCTCTACACCCACCCCGACATCATCGATGCCCAAGTAATTGGTGTGCCTGACCAGAAGTACGGCGAAGAGCTGTGCGCCTGGATCCGAATGCGCGACGGCGCCCAACCGCTGACCGCGGAATCACTCAAGCAGTTCTGCAGCGGGCGGCTCGCCCACTACAAGATCCCGCGCTACGTCGAGGTGGTCCAGGAATTCCCGATGACGGTCACCGGCAAGGTGCGCAAGGTGGAGATGCGGGAGATCACAGCGTCCCGACTCGGGCTCTGA
- a CDS encoding crotonase/enoyl-CoA hydratase family protein yields MTSLISCTVRDGIADVRLDRPEKYNGLTFDMLRDLASTAHRLRRDRSLRAVVISGTGDAFCAGLDFAAVSKAPWQIPVGLIPVPWRGTNLFQEACWAWRRVPVPVIAAVHGHCYGGGIQIALAADFRITTPDAKWSVLEGKWGLIPDMSGVRSLSELVGVETAKKLTMTAEVISGQQAHELGLAGDVADDPREAAFELAAQLATKSPDALAAGKRLFDRHHSSSARRTFAAERREQVKLLLGRNAKIARAAGLKRETPQFAQRGAR; encoded by the coding sequence GTGACCTCACTCATCAGCTGCACCGTGCGCGACGGCATCGCCGACGTCCGCCTCGATCGCCCGGAAAAATACAACGGGCTCACGTTCGACATGCTGCGCGACCTCGCCTCGACCGCGCACCGGTTGCGCCGCGATCGCTCGCTGCGGGCCGTGGTGATCAGCGGCACCGGGGACGCATTCTGCGCCGGGCTCGACTTCGCGGCCGTCAGCAAGGCGCCGTGGCAGATTCCGGTGGGGCTGATTCCGGTGCCGTGGCGCGGCACCAACCTCTTCCAGGAGGCGTGCTGGGCGTGGCGCCGGGTGCCGGTGCCGGTGATCGCGGCCGTCCACGGTCACTGCTACGGCGGCGGCATCCAGATCGCGCTCGCGGCCGACTTCCGCATCACCACGCCGGACGCGAAATGGTCTGTGCTGGAAGGCAAGTGGGGCCTCATCCCCGACATGAGCGGCGTGCGCTCGCTCTCCGAACTGGTCGGCGTCGAGACCGCCAAGAAGCTCACGATGACCGCCGAGGTGATCTCCGGTCAGCAAGCGCACGAGCTCGGCCTGGCCGGTGACGTCGCCGATGATCCGCGCGAAGCTGCGTTCGAACTGGCCGCGCAGCTGGCCACCAAGTCGCCGGACGCTCTCGCCGCCGGGAAACGACTCTTCGACCGGCACCACAGCTCGTCTGCCCGTCGCACTTTCGCCGCCGAACGCCGCGAGCAGGTGAAACTGCTGCTCGGACGCAATGCCAAGATCGCTCGCGCGGCCGGTCTGAAGCGGGAGACCCCGCAGTTCGCGCAGCGCGGCGCCCGATGA
- a CDS encoding NUDIX domain-containing protein, producing MTWTKVSGRVVYDNPWIRIVEDQVRTPDDQPGMYGVLELHQPAGFVVAVTPDDEVVLVNIDRYTVGESWEVPAGGVDAADPLAGAQRELLEESGLVADDWTLLAEVNSLNGVCRAPGLVYLARDARPARDSGSTDVTAEQEAEGISQVITLSWDDLLQWITAGKITDNETLGSLMLAFAHRSASAG from the coding sequence ATGACCTGGACGAAGGTGTCGGGGCGGGTCGTCTACGACAACCCGTGGATCCGCATCGTCGAAGACCAGGTGCGCACTCCGGACGATCAGCCGGGCATGTACGGCGTCCTCGAACTGCACCAGCCCGCCGGATTCGTGGTCGCGGTGACTCCGGACGACGAGGTGGTGCTGGTCAACATCGATCGCTACACCGTGGGCGAGTCCTGGGAGGTGCCCGCCGGTGGCGTCGACGCGGCCGACCCGTTGGCCGGGGCGCAGCGCGAACTGCTCGAAGAGTCGGGCCTCGTCGCCGACGACTGGACGCTGCTGGCCGAAGTGAACTCCCTCAACGGTGTGTGCCGTGCGCCGGGCCTGGTCTACCTCGCTCGCGACGCACGTCCGGCTCGCGACTCCGGCAGCACCGATGTGACCGCGGAGCAAGAAGCCGAAGGCATCTCGCAGGTGATCACGTTGAGCTGGGACGACCTGCTGCAGTGGATCACCGCAGGCAAGATCACCGACAACGAAACCCTCGGCTCGCTCATGCTCGCCTTCGCTCATCGGAGCGCGTCCGCCGGCTGA
- the trxA gene encoding thioredoxin gives MATTTLTTENFVQTIQENDIVLVDFWADWCGPCKMFAPVYDAESTKNPDIVFGKVDTEDQQELGAGMNISSIPTVMAFREGVMVFNQSGAMPPAMLSDLIKQIRELPMDKIHEEIAAQEAQ, from the coding sequence ATGGCCACCACCACTTTGACCACTGAGAACTTCGTCCAGACCATCCAGGAGAACGACATCGTCCTGGTCGACTTCTGGGCCGACTGGTGCGGCCCGTGCAAGATGTTCGCGCCCGTCTACGACGCCGAGTCGACCAAGAACCCCGACATCGTGTTCGGCAAGGTTGACACCGAAGACCAGCAGGAACTGGGCGCCGGCATGAACATCAGCAGCATCCCGACCGTCATGGCCTTCCGCGAGGGCGTCATGGTCTTCAACCAGTCCGGCGCGATGCCACCGGCGATGTTGAGCGACCTGATCAAGCAGATCCGCGAACTGCCGATGGACAAAATTCACGAGGAGATCGCAGCTCAGGAAGCGCAGTAG
- a CDS encoding helix-turn-helix domain-containing protein has translation MGRPPVIPAEKKTRIVMSVLAGEMTIAEAARKEKISEQSIGRWKADFLEAGKTALAAGRSGPSTREQQLEAEVADLTQTLGEAAVELRVWKKSAEGRLGALHTCGGGRCSGWLSPPPIRSMRRR, from the coding sequence ATGGGTAGACCCCCTGTGATCCCGGCCGAGAAGAAGACTCGGATCGTGATGAGTGTGTTGGCCGGCGAGATGACGATCGCCGAGGCGGCACGCAAGGAGAAGATCAGCGAGCAGTCGATCGGGCGCTGGAAGGCCGACTTCCTCGAAGCGGGCAAGACCGCGCTGGCGGCCGGTCGGTCCGGGCCGTCGACGCGTGAGCAGCAGCTCGAGGCCGAGGTAGCGGACCTGACTCAGACACTTGGCGAAGCCGCGGTCGAGCTACGAGTCTGGAAGAAGTCCGCGGAGGGCAGATTGGGGGCTCTTCATACCTGCGGTGGGGGTAGGTGTTCTGGGTGGTTGAGTCCGCCGCCGATCAGGAGCATGCGCAGGCGGTAG
- a CDS encoding ISL3 family transposase translates to MPAADAPASLCDRCDLLVGLPGLHVTDVHEHDAWLVVTVQSPPGLMGCRACGVVAVSHGRRIHELIDAPSFGRPVRIRWRKRTWSCPEPACPIGVFTEQDEQVAAPRALLTARACWWAITQLRREHASIAGLARQLGTTWRTVWRAVKPLLAAMAADEDRFAGVSDLGVDEHIWHHVSTRPVEDGGRGPKELTGMVDLTRDAHGKVRARLLDLVPGRSGKAYADWLAQRGDAARAGIKVATLDPFHGYKNAIDDQLDDAIAVLDAFHVVKLATQAVDEVRRRVQQEIHGHRGRKGDPLYGIRNILRCGAERLTERQTARLEAAIAADERHDQVHLAWQCAQQVRDAYQAGDLTAGRVIAEKILATFHTCPIPEIRRLGKTLKQWRGAFLGYFDTGRANNGGTEAVNGLIELRRRVARGFRNRDNYRLRMLLIGGGLNHPEHLPPPQV, encoded by the coding sequence ATGCCCGCCGCCGACGCGCCCGCCTCGTTGTGCGACCGGTGTGACTTGCTGGTCGGTCTGCCCGGGCTGCACGTGACCGACGTGCACGAGCACGACGCCTGGCTGGTGGTGACGGTGCAGTCGCCGCCGGGACTGATGGGCTGCCGTGCCTGCGGAGTGGTCGCGGTCAGTCACGGCCGACGGATCCACGAGCTGATCGACGCGCCCTCCTTCGGTCGTCCGGTGCGGATCCGGTGGCGCAAACGCACTTGGTCCTGCCCCGAACCCGCCTGTCCGATCGGAGTGTTCACCGAGCAGGACGAACAGGTCGCAGCACCGCGGGCGCTGCTGACGGCTCGGGCGTGCTGGTGGGCGATCACCCAGCTGCGCCGCGAACACGCCTCGATCGCCGGGCTGGCCCGGCAGCTGGGCACGACCTGGCGGACCGTGTGGCGGGCGGTCAAGCCGCTGCTGGCGGCGATGGCCGCCGACGAGGACCGGTTCGCCGGGGTCAGCGACCTGGGCGTGGACGAGCACATCTGGCACCACGTGTCCACGCGCCCCGTCGAGGACGGCGGCCGCGGGCCGAAGGAGCTGACCGGGATGGTCGACCTGACCCGCGACGCCCACGGCAAGGTCCGGGCCCGGCTGCTGGATCTGGTCCCCGGCCGGTCCGGCAAGGCCTACGCCGACTGGCTGGCCCAGCGCGGGGACGCGGCCCGGGCCGGGATCAAGGTCGCGACCCTGGACCCGTTCCACGGGTACAAGAACGCCATCGACGACCAGCTCGACGACGCCATAGCAGTCTTGGACGCCTTCCACGTCGTCAAACTCGCCACACAAGCGGTGGATGAGGTCCGTCGCCGAGTCCAACAGGAGATCCACGGCCACCGCGGCCGCAAAGGCGACCCGCTGTACGGGATCCGCAACATCCTGCGCTGCGGCGCCGAGCGCCTGACCGAACGACAGACCGCACGACTCGAGGCCGCGATCGCCGCCGACGAACGCCACGACCAGGTCCACCTGGCCTGGCAGTGCGCCCAGCAGGTCCGCGACGCCTACCAAGCCGGCGACCTGACGGCCGGGCGGGTGATCGCCGAGAAGATCCTCGCGACCTTCCATACCTGCCCGATCCCGGAGATCAGACGCCTGGGCAAGACACTGAAGCAGTGGCGCGGGGCGTTCCTGGGCTACTTCGACACCGGCCGCGCCAACAACGGCGGCACCGAAGCCGTGAACGGCCTCATCGAACTGCGCCGCCGCGTCGCCCGCGGCTTCCGCAACCGCGACAACTACCGCCTGCGCATGCTCCTGATCGGCGGCGGACTCAACCACCCAGAACACCTACCCCCACCGCAGGTATGA
- a CDS encoding integrase core domain-containing protein, whose translation MKSQIGPFEDLEVIRVDAGMSTARFCQLIDMPERTWRRWQAKARAGGQPKGPWPQPARDAARGLILKHATKHPAWGHRKIWAMVRHDGHLVSEATVLRTLRDEGLILPAHYQRERRKLAERRKAAFAKEPSGPNQVWQLDFSEFETTTGGTWRLAGCRDYWSKYEHPFHVSPTANQFDAIDAIELALADYEALFGHPLADLCEVEVETGEIKPVVTIVTDNGSPFRSFRFEAFILKHPELAHVRTRVKSPGQNGSRERGFGTLKYERLYIDEIDDAVMLAKHAAEYRIEYNSIRPHEAIAWNRSLDVHLGIADPTIPTFQTEKSLPCS comes from the coding sequence ATGAAGAGCCAGATTGGGCCCTTCGAGGACCTCGAGGTGATCCGCGTCGACGCGGGCATGTCGACCGCGAGGTTCTGCCAGCTCATCGACATGCCCGAGCGGACCTGGCGACGCTGGCAGGCCAAGGCACGTGCTGGCGGCCAGCCGAAAGGTCCCTGGCCGCAGCCTGCCCGCGACGCTGCGCGCGGGCTGATCCTCAAGCACGCCACGAAGCACCCGGCGTGGGGTCATCGCAAGATCTGGGCGATGGTCCGCCACGACGGGCACCTGGTGTCCGAGGCGACGGTGCTGCGCACGCTGCGTGACGAAGGACTGATCCTGCCGGCGCACTACCAGCGGGAACGTAGGAAGCTGGCCGAGCGGCGGAAGGCAGCATTCGCCAAGGAGCCGAGTGGGCCGAACCAGGTCTGGCAGCTGGACTTCAGCGAGTTCGAGACCACCACCGGCGGCACGTGGCGGCTGGCCGGCTGTCGAGACTATTGGAGTAAGTACGAGCATCCGTTCCACGTCTCACCCACCGCGAACCAGTTCGACGCCATCGACGCGATCGAGCTCGCCTTGGCCGACTACGAGGCCCTGTTCGGTCACCCGCTGGCCGACCTGTGCGAAGTCGAGGTCGAAACCGGGGAGATCAAGCCGGTGGTCACGATCGTCACTGACAACGGTAGCCCGTTCCGGTCTTTCCGGTTCGAGGCCTTCATCCTCAAGCACCCCGAGTTGGCTCACGTTCGCACCCGGGTGAAGAGCCCCGGGCAGAACGGCTCACGCGAGCGCGGGTTCGGCACCTTGAAGTACGAGCGGCTCTACATCGACGAGATCGACGACGCCGTCATGCTCGCCAAGCACGCCGCGGAGTACCGGATCGAGTACAACTCGATCAGGCCGCACGAGGCGATCGCCTGGAACAGGTCGCTGGACGTGCACCTGGGAATCGCCGACCCGACGATCCCCACCTTTCAAACCGAGAAGTCCCTGCCATGTTCTTGA
- a CDS encoding DUF2599 domain-containing protein has product MVQRSAGVVVVLMLATACSSGPKETVGQEIEARTTSSVGSTSSPSTSMPSTSAAPSTPSSSASSTSTKSSGYIARMEWVSGARGKSLHITPTEQGRTATSPDAEVKAWVEVLQREPKAAGISMQRQFSCHWRFARDKPTWNLEPWRLVVPMKAVIDAQCNPGGPE; this is encoded by the coding sequence ATGGTGCAGCGATCTGCGGGGGTAGTGGTCGTTCTCATGCTGGCCACGGCGTGTTCGTCCGGTCCGAAAGAAACCGTCGGCCAGGAGATCGAAGCGCGCACGACTTCCTCGGTCGGGTCGACTTCTTCGCCCAGCACGTCCATGCCGTCGACGTCCGCAGCGCCCTCGACGCCGAGTAGTTCGGCGTCGAGCACGTCGACCAAGAGCAGTGGCTACATCGCCCGCATGGAATGGGTGAGCGGCGCTCGGGGGAAGAGCCTGCACATCACGCCGACCGAGCAAGGGCGAACAGCCACCAGTCCGGACGCCGAAGTGAAGGCCTGGGTGGAAGTGCTGCAGCGCGAACCGAAGGCGGCAGGCATCTCGATGCAGCGGCAGTTCAGCTGCCACTGGCGTTTCGCCCGCGACAAGCCGACCTGGAATCTCGAGCCCTGGCGTCTGGTGGTGCCGATGAAGGCGGTCATTGATGCCCAGTGCAACCCGGGTGGCCCGGAGTGA
- a CDS encoding class I SAM-dependent methyltransferase encodes MTGSIAPQVWERFTSTTGFMPEDEARALHAVALEAGAGTWLEIGTYCGKSTVLLADAARQAGARLVTVDHHHGSEENQPGWEWHDTTLVDESTGRLDTLPHFRPVLDANADVLSAVVADTRVVATWWGSPVQLLFLDGNHTEDTAQHDYRAFAPHVVSGGLLLVHDVFPDPVDGGQAPWHVVQAAVTDGGFEQVGEYGSLRVLRRSRSVG; translated from the coding sequence GTGACCGGCTCGATCGCCCCGCAGGTGTGGGAGCGCTTCACCTCCACCACCGGCTTCATGCCCGAGGACGAAGCCCGCGCGCTGCACGCCGTGGCGTTGGAAGCTGGCGCTGGCACCTGGCTGGAGATCGGCACCTACTGCGGTAAGTCGACGGTGCTGCTGGCCGACGCCGCGCGCCAGGCGGGCGCCCGGCTCGTGACTGTCGACCATCATCACGGCTCGGAGGAGAACCAGCCCGGGTGGGAATGGCACGACACCACCCTCGTCGATGAGTCGACCGGCCGGCTCGACACGTTGCCGCACTTCCGGCCGGTGCTCGATGCGAACGCGGACGTCCTCAGCGCCGTCGTTGCCGACACCCGTGTGGTCGCCACGTGGTGGGGGAGCCCGGTGCAACTGCTCTTCCTCGACGGCAACCACACAGAGGACACCGCCCAGCACGACTACCGTGCCTTCGCGCCCCATGTGGTGTCGGGTGGTCTGTTGCTTGTGCACGACGTCTTCCCCGACCCGGTCGATGGTGGGCAAGCGCCGTGGCACGTCGTGCAGGCTGCGGTGACTGACGGCGGCTTCGAGCAAGTCGGTGAATACGGTTCGCTGCGGGTACTACGCCGATCTCGATCGGTCGGGTAG
- a CDS encoding prenyltransferase produces the protein MQPVNRWDATGLISTSQVEKIGAFIASQQDANGALPWFTGGQLDPWDHVEAVMGLTVAGRYDEAMAGLLWSARNQRPDGSWPMLQTNGVVQEEAADTNQCAYIAVGVWHYYLATGQAAALARLWPTVESAINFAVRGQLPSGAISWALSADRQWDSLALLTGSSSTLQAMECACLIAETLGHDRPRWRVAGRALRDAIRHRPEEFADRSRYSMDWYYPVLTGALRGEAARQRIDGAWDGYYWPGRGVRCVRDEPWVTAAETVELVAALDAMGDHDRAVEVFEQVQFLYDPTTGGYWTGKNIPNDQVWPVEQTTWSAAAMLLAADALTQTTGAASIFRDAGSWTGWGGALEGAAS, from the coding sequence ATGCAGCCGGTGAACCGTTGGGACGCAACCGGATTGATCTCCACATCGCAGGTGGAGAAGATCGGTGCGTTCATCGCCTCGCAGCAGGACGCCAACGGCGCGTTGCCGTGGTTCACCGGTGGTCAACTCGACCCGTGGGATCACGTGGAAGCGGTCATGGGCCTCACCGTCGCCGGCCGGTACGACGAGGCGATGGCGGGTCTGCTGTGGTCGGCGCGCAACCAGCGTCCGGACGGTTCGTGGCCCATGCTGCAGACGAACGGCGTAGTGCAGGAAGAGGCCGCCGACACCAACCAGTGCGCCTACATCGCGGTCGGGGTGTGGCACTACTACCTCGCCACCGGTCAGGCTGCGGCGCTCGCGCGGCTATGGCCGACGGTGGAATCGGCGATCAACTTCGCGGTGCGCGGTCAGCTTCCGTCAGGGGCGATCTCATGGGCGCTGAGTGCTGATCGCCAATGGGACTCGCTGGCGTTGCTCACCGGTAGCAGCAGCACGCTGCAAGCCATGGAGTGCGCCTGCCTCATCGCCGAAACCCTCGGACACGATCGTCCGCGCTGGCGGGTGGCCGGGCGTGCACTGCGGGACGCGATCCGTCACCGGCCGGAGGAGTTCGCCGACCGATCGCGGTATTCGATGGACTGGTACTACCCGGTGCTGACCGGCGCATTGCGCGGTGAGGCGGCCCGGCAGCGGATCGACGGCGCCTGGGACGGTTACTACTGGCCCGGTCGCGGGGTGCGATGCGTGCGAGACGAGCCGTGGGTGACCGCGGCGGAGACCGTCGAACTCGTCGCTGCCCTCGATGCCATGGGCGATCACGACCGCGCCGTCGAGGTCTTCGAGCAGGTGCAGTTCTTGTACGACCCGACGACCGGTGGCTACTGGACCGGCAAGAACATCCCCAACGACCAAGTGTGGCCGGTGGAGCAGACCACCTGGTCGGCGGCCGCGATGCTGCTGGCAGCGGACGCGCTCACCCAAACCACCGGCGCGGCGTCCATCTTCCGCGACGCCGGGAGTTGGACCGGCTGGGGTGGGGCACTCGAAGGAGCCGCCTCGTGA
- a CDS encoding class I SAM-dependent methyltransferase, producing the protein MLTVDFDRFPVSAGMSLIDVGCGQGRHSFEAYRRGCNVTAFDMNEADLADVKTMFGAMELEGEAGFPAIAVVQAGDARAMPYDDDRFDRVIASEILEHIHEDEEVMAELFRITKPGGLVAVTVPRNWPEQVCWKLSDEYHEVEGGHIRIYKASELVDKLRRAGFVPYDQHHAHALHSPYWWLKCAVGTDSDNFATKAYHRLLVWDMMSAPLVTRVAEQALDPVLGKSFVVYLRKPEHR; encoded by the coding sequence ATGCTCACCGTTGATTTCGACCGCTTCCCGGTCTCGGCAGGGATGTCCCTGATCGATGTGGGATGCGGCCAGGGGCGGCACTCCTTCGAGGCGTACCGGCGCGGCTGCAATGTCACGGCGTTCGACATGAACGAGGCCGACCTCGCCGACGTCAAGACGATGTTCGGTGCGATGGAACTCGAAGGCGAGGCAGGCTTCCCGGCCATCGCGGTGGTGCAGGCCGGCGATGCACGCGCGATGCCCTACGACGACGACAGGTTCGACCGGGTGATCGCCTCGGAGATCCTGGAACACATCCACGAGGACGAAGAGGTGATGGCCGAGCTCTTCCGCATCACCAAGCCGGGTGGTCTGGTGGCCGTCACCGTGCCGCGCAACTGGCCCGAGCAGGTCTGCTGGAAACTCTCGGACGAGTACCACGAGGTGGAGGGCGGTCACATCCGCATCTACAAGGCCAGCGAACTGGTCGACAAACTGCGCCGGGCCGGGTTCGTGCCTTATGACCAGCACCACGCCCACGCGCTGCACTCGCCCTACTGGTGGCTGAAGTGCGCGGTCGGCACCGACAGCGACAACTTTGCGACCAAGGCCTACCACCGGCTGCTGGTCTGGGACATGATGAGCGCCCCGCTGGTCACCCGGGTCGCCGAGCAGGCGCTCGACCCTGTGCTCGGCAAGAGTTTCGTGGTCTATCTGCGTAAGCCGGAGCACCGCTGA
- a CDS encoding glycosyltransferase family 4 protein translates to MPEQAASRRGLRIALASYRSKPHSGGQGIYVRNLSRELVAVGHEVEVFSGPPYPQLDPGVRLTKVPSLDLYRDDDPFRRPALREFRSGTDVLEYATMCTAGFPEPRTFGRRLEQVLGPRISEFDILHDNQTLAPGILRLERRGLPLLTTIHHPISADRRLELQHARGWEHITKRRWYGFLGMQRRVAQRSSHVLTVSEGSARDITTDFGVPADRISIVPVGVAVDVFQPSTTPRVPGRLVTIASADVPLKGVPVLIEAVGQMNPDVWSELVIVGSCSDRTAKLLADAGLLDRVTFRAGLTDDELASLIGSAQALVVPSRYEGFSLPAIEAMACATPVVASAVGALPTLVAGGAGVLVPPGDAAALAHSLTDVLTDPQRAAAMGAAGRERAVSTYSWAAVAQQTTQLYRDVIAARRNHKENPHAHR, encoded by the coding sequence ATGCCCGAGCAAGCAGCCTCACGGCGCGGTCTGCGGATCGCGCTGGCTTCGTATCGCAGCAAGCCGCACTCGGGCGGGCAGGGCATCTACGTGCGCAACCTGTCGCGCGAACTCGTGGCGGTCGGGCACGAGGTGGAGGTCTTCAGCGGCCCGCCCTACCCGCAGCTCGACCCTGGCGTCCGGCTCACGAAGGTGCCGAGTCTCGACCTCTACCGGGACGACGACCCGTTCCGGCGTCCGGCGTTGCGTGAATTCCGTTCCGGCACAGACGTATTGGAGTACGCCACGATGTGCACGGCGGGCTTCCCCGAACCGCGCACGTTCGGACGACGCCTGGAGCAGGTGCTCGGGCCGCGAATTAGTGAGTTCGACATCCTGCACGACAACCAGACCCTCGCCCCGGGCATTCTGCGGCTGGAGCGGCGCGGCCTGCCGCTGCTGACGACCATCCATCACCCGATCAGTGCCGACCGTCGGCTTGAGCTGCAGCACGCTCGCGGGTGGGAGCACATCACCAAACGGCGCTGGTACGGCTTCCTCGGCATGCAGCGCCGGGTCGCGCAACGCAGCTCCCACGTACTCACCGTCTCGGAGGGTTCGGCGCGCGACATCACCACCGATTTCGGGGTGCCGGCCGATCGCATCAGCATCGTGCCGGTGGGAGTCGCGGTGGACGTCTTCCAGCCGTCAACCACGCCCCGTGTGCCCGGCCGTCTGGTGACGATCGCCTCCGCGGACGTCCCGCTGAAGGGCGTGCCGGTGCTCATCGAGGCCGTCGGGCAAATGAATCCGGACGTCTGGAGCGAGCTGGTGATCGTCGGTTCGTGCAGCGACCGCACCGCCAAGCTGCTCGCCGATGCGGGTCTGCTCGACCGGGTGACCTTCCGGGCCGGGCTCACCGACGACGAACTCGCATCCCTCATCGGCTCGGCGCAGGCGCTCGTCGTCCCGTCGCGCTACGAAGGCTTCTCGCTGCCGGCGATCGAGGCGATGGCTTGCGCAACGCCGGTCGTCGCCTCCGCGGTGGGCGCGCTACCCACCCTGGTCGCCGGTGGCGCCGGAGTGCTCGTCCCGCCGGGCGACGCTGCGGCACTGGCGCATTCACTGACCGACGTCCTCACCGACCCGCAGCGGGCCGCAGCCATGGGTGCTGCCGGACGCGAGCGGGCGGTGTCGACCTACAGCTGGGCTGCGGTGGCGCAGCAGACCACGCAGCTCTATCGGGACGTCATCGCGGCCCGACGCAACCACAAGGAGAACCCCCATGCTCACCGTTGA